Proteins co-encoded in one Halorussus vallis genomic window:
- a CDS encoding ATP-binding protein — translation MKQDYRHLASIEEESLLVLPWTELKLNPLVPPPGVKPRRWAQVFSEIFGHATSLLSGSKNHLLKSIIELYRLYGLFEENSPPYPSLHELEQFLVSDSINYMRKTSNYRDTILNRVEAMNLGAGTIFDCSQGFDLEDLLSRNVVFEFDGLSRDTQNFLMETLLAWVYEYRLAQTHRSSGLNHVFALDEGKQVFSVYKERQDAAGIPAVDELTAKMREFGEGLIVADQEASKLTDSIKANTYTKVLLSTGDQKQFRAVADSMNLTERQADVAQDLDVGEAVIQTGNSNPAQIILERFELDKEVTDTELQRNQAKLWTELSSTPRQRPTDFQELTGSQARTDEIIDDPNQSVSLSAEAEQLLEDAVEYPFVPLTQRYDQLASRRIGHNAKTELIDKGVVKEELVQTGSGSRKLLELTERGNTYVEDQLECDPSHKGRGGIVHRYWQYQVKKAFGDADWTAKRELFGADVYASNGKTEVAIEIAMENTSREQEHVEKHLEKGFDAVWVFCRNPRVREGLETRIDEAGLDTEHVVLREVKDLEQNRGQIF, via the coding sequence TTGAAGCAGGACTACCGCCACCTTGCCTCAATAGAAGAAGAGAGCCTGTTGGTGTTGCCGTGGACCGAGCTCAAGCTTAACCCGTTGGTTCCGCCACCCGGGGTTAAGCCCCGGCGGTGGGCGCAGGTATTCAGCGAGATCTTCGGTCATGCGACCTCGTTGCTCTCTGGATCGAAGAACCACTTGCTGAAATCGATTATCGAGCTCTACCGGTTGTACGGACTTTTCGAGGAGAACTCTCCTCCGTATCCGAGTTTGCATGAGCTGGAGCAGTTCTTGGTCTCTGATTCTATCAACTACATGCGGAAGACCTCGAACTACCGGGACACGATTTTAAACCGTGTGGAGGCGATGAATCTTGGAGCCGGCACCATCTTCGACTGTAGCCAAGGCTTTGATCTCGAAGACTTGCTTTCCCGAAATGTGGTTTTCGAGTTTGACGGTTTAAGCCGTGATACACAGAACTTCTTGATGGAAACTTTGTTGGCCTGGGTCTATGAGTACCGGTTGGCTCAGACACACCGTTCAAGCGGTCTCAACCATGTGTTTGCGCTTGATGAAGGGAAGCAGGTTTTCAGTGTCTACAAGGAGCGGCAGGACGCCGCAGGTATCCCGGCTGTCGACGAGCTGACGGCCAAGATGAGAGAGTTCGGAGAAGGACTAATCGTGGCAGACCAAGAAGCGTCAAAGCTGACCGACTCGATCAAGGCCAACACGTACACGAAGGTCCTGCTCTCAACCGGCGACCAGAAGCAGTTTAGAGCAGTTGCAGATTCGATGAACCTCACTGAACGCCAAGCAGATGTAGCTCAAGACCTCGACGTTGGTGAAGCAGTAATCCAGACAGGAAACAGTAACCCAGCCCAGATTATTCTTGAAAGGTTCGAACTCGACAAGGAGGTCACTGATACCGAACTCCAAAGGAACCAAGCCAAGCTCTGGACCGAGCTATCATCGACACCTCGACAGCGACCAACAGACTTCCAAGAACTAACTGGCTCTCAAGCCCGTACGGATGAGATCATCGACGATCCCAACCAATCCGTATCTCTCTCAGCTGAAGCCGAGCAACTACTCGAAGACGCTGTCGAGTACCCGTTCGTACCGTTGACCCAGAGGTACGACCAGCTTGCCAGCCGTCGAATAGGCCACAACGCGAAAACCGAGCTGATTGACAAAGGTGTTGTCAAGGAAGAGTTGGTTCAAACCGGGTCAGGCTCCCGGAAACTTCTCGAGCTTACCGAACGCGGAAACACGTATGTCGAAGACCAACTCGAATGCGACCCTTCTCACAAAGGACGTGGCGGAATCGTCCACAGGTACTGGCAATACCAGGTAAAGAAAGCGTTTGGGGACGCGGACTGGACAGCAAAACGTGAACTGTTTGGTGCCGACGTCTACGCATCCAACGGTAAGACCGAGGTCGCAATCGAGATCGCGATGGAAAACACCAGCCGTGAACAGGAACACGTTGAGAAGCATTTAGAGAAAGGATTTGACGCGGTCTGGGTATTCTGCCGAAATCCTCGGGTCCGCGAAGGACTGGAAACTCGAATCGATGAAGCAGGCCTGGACACCGAACACGTCGTGCTTCGTGAGGTCAAGGACCTCGAACAGAACCGGGGCCAGATATTCTGA